A single genomic interval of Alteromonas sp. BL110 harbors:
- a CDS encoding HPr family phosphocarrier protein: MTIQKTLTIVNKLGLHARAATQLVKLANQFDAKIILKKGDKEADASSVLGLMMLESHQGEQVDVIVDGDDAVDALAAIEELIEGKFNEDE, encoded by the coding sequence ATGACTATTCAGAAAACGCTAACAATCGTCAATAAGTTGGGCTTACACGCCAGAGCGGCCACGCAATTGGTTAAGCTTGCTAATCAATTTGATGCCAAAATCATTTTGAAAAAAGGTGATAAAGAAGCAGATGCGAGCAGCGTTTTAGGCTTGATGATGCTGGAAAGTCACCAGGGCGAACAGGTTGACGTTATCGTCGATGGCGATGACGCGGTGGATGCACTCGCTGCCATTGAGGAGCTCATAGAGGGCAAATTTAACGAAGACGAATAG
- a CDS encoding RNA polymerase factor sigma-54, translated as MKPSLQLKFSQQLTMTPQLQQAIKLLQLSTLDLQQEIQEALDSNPLLEVEEGNDEPPVEKNNVESDDSGAEATASASSDTLEAGDALEKNDLPDELPIDSTWDEYYSASSAPAPGPSNDDEQIFQGETTEDIQEHLLWQMRLTHFSDTDRAIATAIIDSIDESGYLTVTLDDILEAVNDDDLEEPIEMDEIECVLKRIQMFDPIGSGSRTPQECLMVQLRQFSEDTPWLTEAKQLIEEYSDLLSSKDYRTLMRKSRLKEDQLREAMRLLQTLNPRPGSALVTKEPEYVIPDVSVTKKNGRWVVELNPDSLPKLSVNQQYAAMSRRAKNSSDSQFIRSHMQEAKWFIKSLESRNDTLMKVANCIVQQQMGFFEHGPEMMKPMVLNDVAEMVDMHESTISRVTTQKYMHTPRGIFELKYFFSSHVATESGGECSSTAIRALIKKLVAAENPGKPLSDSKIASLLAEQGIKVARRTIAKYRESLSIPPSNQRKSLI; from the coding sequence ATGAAACCATCTTTACAGCTAAAATTTAGCCAACAACTTACAATGACACCTCAGTTGCAGCAGGCCATCAAGCTTCTGCAGCTTTCTACGCTTGATCTCCAACAAGAGATTCAAGAAGCACTCGACTCTAATCCGCTACTTGAGGTGGAAGAAGGTAACGACGAGCCGCCAGTAGAAAAGAACAATGTCGAGAGTGATGATAGTGGTGCTGAAGCGACTGCTTCTGCCTCAAGCGATACGCTTGAAGCTGGTGATGCACTAGAGAAGAATGATCTTCCCGATGAGCTACCTATCGACAGCACTTGGGATGAGTATTATTCCGCTTCTTCTGCACCCGCACCGGGTCCATCTAATGATGATGAACAGATTTTCCAAGGTGAGACTACCGAAGATATTCAAGAGCATTTGCTTTGGCAAATGCGCCTCACTCATTTTTCAGATACCGACCGCGCCATTGCCACAGCAATCATTGATTCCATTGATGAATCAGGTTACTTAACTGTTACCCTTGACGATATCTTAGAAGCTGTCAACGACGATGATTTAGAAGAGCCTATTGAGATGGACGAAATAGAGTGCGTGCTTAAACGCATTCAAATGTTCGACCCTATTGGATCAGGTTCTCGTACGCCGCAAGAATGTCTTATGGTGCAATTGCGCCAATTTTCAGAGGACACACCTTGGCTTACTGAAGCGAAGCAGCTTATTGAGGAATATTCAGACTTACTAAGCAGTAAAGACTATCGCACGCTAATGCGTAAGAGCCGATTGAAAGAAGATCAGCTACGTGAAGCAATGCGTTTACTTCAAACCTTGAATCCTCGCCCAGGTAGTGCTTTAGTTACTAAAGAGCCTGAGTACGTTATTCCCGATGTCTCAGTAACTAAGAAAAATGGCCGTTGGGTGGTTGAGCTGAACCCCGATAGCCTGCCTAAATTAAGCGTAAACCAACAGTACGCAGCCATGAGTCGCCGTGCTAAGAACAGTAGCGATTCACAATTCATCCGCTCACACATGCAAGAGGCTAAGTGGTTCATCAAGAGTCTTGAATCTCGCAACGATACCTTAATGAAGGTTGCAAATTGCATTGTGCAGCAGCAAATGGGTTTTTTTGAGCACGGCCCGGAAATGATGAAACCAATGGTGCTTAATGATGTCGCAGAAATGGTAGATATGCACGAATCGACTATTTCGCGTGTGACAACGCAAAAGTATATGCATACGCCCCGTGGTATCTTCGAATTGAAGTATTTTTTCTCAAGCCACGTTGCAACCGAGTCAGGTGGTGAATGTTCATCTACAGCGATTCGGGCATTGATCAAGAAGTTAGTGGCTGCGGAAAATCCTGGTAAGCCGCTAAGTGATAGCAAGATTGCTTCGTTGTTGGCTGAGCAAGGCATAAAAGTCGCTCGGCGAACAATAGCAAAATACCGGGAATCGTTATCGATCCCGCCGTCGAACCAACGCAAGAGCCTTATTTAA
- the lptB gene encoding LPS export ABC transporter ATP-binding protein: MATLSAKNLAKSYKSRQVVRDVSLSVSTGQIVGLLGPNGAGKTTTFYMIVGLVNLDKGKIEIDDNELTHQPMHERARRGIGYLPQEASIFRKLTVHENIMAILQTRKDLNSQQQEEEADALLDEFNINHIRNSTGMSLSGGERRRVEIARALAAKPQFILLDEPFAGVDPISVNDIKKIIQHLRDRGIGILITDHNVRETLDVCEKAYIVSHGELIAQGTAEQVLSNQKVRDVYLGEQFRL; encoded by the coding sequence ATGGCAACTTTGAGCGCTAAAAACCTTGCTAAATCGTATAAATCACGACAAGTCGTTCGCGATGTAAGCCTTTCAGTGTCTACTGGACAAATTGTAGGTCTTCTTGGCCCCAACGGCGCTGGTAAGACCACTACTTTTTACATGATTGTAGGTTTGGTCAACTTAGACAAAGGTAAGATTGAAATTGATGATAATGAACTTACTCACCAGCCTATGCATGAGCGTGCACGCCGCGGTATAGGCTACCTCCCGCAAGAGGCATCAATTTTTAGAAAGCTTACGGTACATGAAAATATCATGGCCATATTGCAAACCCGTAAAGATTTAAATTCACAACAGCAAGAAGAAGAAGCAGATGCCCTACTTGATGAATTTAATATCAACCATATACGTAATAGTACGGGGATGAGTTTGTCGGGGGGAGAGCGTCGTCGCGTAGAGATTGCTCGAGCTTTGGCAGCAAAACCACAATTTATTTTGTTAGACGAACCATTTGCTGGTGTTGATCCAATATCAGTTAATGATATAAAGAAGATAATACAGCATCTTCGCGATAGGGGGATTGGTATCCTTATCACGGACCATAACGTGCGCGAAACATTGGATGTTTGCGAAAAAGCGTACATTGTGAGTCATGGCGAGCTTATTGCGCAAGGAACAGCAGAACAGGTTTTAAGTAATCAGAAAGTAAGGGATGTATACCTAGGCGAACAATTCAGGCTATAG
- a CDS encoding winged helix-turn-helix transcriptional regulator, producing MILIIYSGNEFQQYISQCLSKHCFLHDAVSNFRSAASLLKVQHYSLIIVESHRCAKCLQRIKSLVDSNPESWVVAVESDVTTFSDKSESVDETNYYEAGVDDYLSGAFDERMFSARIRSHMRRSMPNLENSRDADGYNERIEIGPLQVDQRYHSVTINGQLLTLTAREFTLLNYFCRHPNQVFSRNQLLSEVWGYNHEGYEHTVNTHINRLRTKLDKVNSIENGGQLVQTVWGVGYKLNINGYTAKALSA from the coding sequence ATGATCCTTATCATCTACAGCGGAAATGAGTTTCAACAATATATATCGCAATGCTTAAGTAAGCATTGTTTTCTGCACGATGCAGTGTCGAACTTTCGCTCAGCAGCGTCGCTGCTTAAAGTGCAACATTATTCTCTCATTATTGTCGAATCACACAGGTGCGCTAAGTGTTTGCAGCGTATAAAAAGTTTAGTTGATAGTAACCCCGAAAGCTGGGTTGTAGCCGTTGAAAGCGATGTGACCACCTTCAGTGACAAAAGCGAAAGCGTAGATGAAACTAACTACTACGAAGCCGGCGTAGATGACTACCTTTCTGGTGCGTTTGATGAGCGCATGTTTTCAGCGCGAATTCGCTCTCATATGCGTAGAAGTATGCCTAATCTTGAAAATTCAAGAGACGCAGATGGCTACAACGAGCGCATTGAAATAGGCCCGCTTCAAGTTGACCAGCGTTATCATAGCGTAACGATAAATGGGCAATTGCTGACATTAACAGCAAGAGAGTTTACCTTGTTGAATTATTTCTGTCGTCATCCCAATCAGGTTTTTTCACGCAACCAACTACTCAGTGAGGTGTGGGGTTATAATCACGAAGGTTATGAGCACACGGTAAACACCCATATCAACAGACTACGCACGAAACTTGATAAGGTTAACAGTATTGAAAACGGTGGCCAGCTTGTTCAAACCGTTTGGGGGGTAGGGTATAAACTAAATATAAATGGATATACAGCCAAAGCTCTTAGCGCCTAA
- a CDS encoding spondin domain-containing protein has protein sequence MTNPIVKLSTLLMLSALLAACGDDGDTGPQGPAGPQGEAGVDGQDGADGEDGADGQDGSNGNSAVYTVQITNLTYSQPFAPAAVILHESGFYSFEEGESASMGIEIMAEGGDPSMVISEAAESTDFLDALSSEGILGPRSMGTELTLVVPELDVDDLRLTVTSMLVNTNDAFTGVNAADVSNMAVGDAKTFMTVTWDAGTEANTETAATMPGPAASAVGGGGEAAGYDVVRDDLADAVRLHQGVVTSANANDPSREGLSTSVLTEAHRFDFPTSRVVITRTR, from the coding sequence ATGACTAATCCAATAGTAAAACTCAGTACTTTATTGATGCTATCGGCTCTTTTAGCGGCGTGCGGCGACGACGGTGATACAGGACCTCAAGGACCAGCTGGTCCTCAAGGTGAAGCCGGCGTCGACGGTCAAGATGGTGCCGATGGTGAAGACGGCGCAGATGGACAGGATGGTAGCAACGGTAATTCAGCAGTTTACACAGTTCAAATTACTAATTTGACGTATTCCCAGCCCTTTGCACCTGCCGCCGTCATATTGCATGAGTCAGGCTTTTATTCGTTTGAAGAAGGCGAGTCTGCCAGTATGGGCATTGAAATAATGGCTGAGGGTGGTGATCCTTCGATGGTAATCAGTGAAGCAGCAGAATCCACCGATTTTTTAGATGCTCTAAGTTCAGAGGGAATACTGGGCCCGCGCTCAATGGGTACAGAATTAACGTTAGTCGTACCTGAGCTTGATGTCGACGACCTGCGCCTTACTGTTACGAGCATGTTAGTTAACACCAATGATGCATTCACCGGCGTAAACGCAGCTGACGTAAGTAACATGGCAGTGGGTGATGCTAAAACTTTCATGACAGTGACCTGGGACGCCGGTACAGAGGCCAATACAGAAACAGCAGCTACTATGCCTGGCCCTGCCGCAAGTGCCGTAGGTGGTGGCGGAGAAGCCGCGGGTTATGATGTAGTAAGGGACGACCTCGCCGATGCAGTAAGGCTTCATCAAGGTGTGGTAACCAGTGCAAACGCAAATGACCCTAGCCGTGAAGGGTTATCTACATCCGTATTGACCGAAGCTCATCGATTTGATTTTCCAACAAGTCGTGTTGTGATAACGCGAACTCGATAA
- the hpf gene encoding ribosome hibernation promoting factor has translation MQINLTGHHVEITDSLRNYVDTKFSKLERHFDHISNVHVILNVEKLNQKAEATVHLSGAEVFASSENTDMYAAIDSMVDKLDRQVIKHKEKLKKH, from the coding sequence ATGCAAATCAACCTTACTGGTCATCATGTCGAAATCACCGACTCTTTGCGTAATTATGTCGATACGAAGTTCAGCAAACTTGAACGTCACTTTGATCACATTTCTAATGTGCATGTCATCCTGAACGTTGAAAAATTAAATCAAAAAGCCGAAGCGACCGTTCATTTAAGTGGCGCTGAAGTATTCGCATCCTCAGAAAATACCGACATGTATGCGGCGATTGACAGCATGGTTGATAAACTCGACCGGCAGGTAATCAAGCATAAGGAAAAACTGAAAAAACATTAG
- the rapZ gene encoding RNase adapter RapZ gives MKLIIISGRSGSGKSVALRALEDLGYYCVDNIPVNLLPTLTHTVVDEYDQVAVSIDVRNLPKNPDDLVEILDYLPSSWSMTIVYIDASDDVLVKRFSETRRLHPLAKLNKSLSEAIKAESALLAPITERADLYLDTDKLTIHQLAELIRERILGKKSSRLVLVFESFGFKHGIPKDADYVFDARFLPNPHWEPDLRHLTGLDAPVEVFLGSQPVVTKFIWQIQNLMTTWLPHLERNNRSYVTVAIGCTGGQHRSVYIAQTLSKTFSEIHPDVQIRHRELNQ, from the coding sequence GTGAAGCTGATCATAATCAGTGGTCGTTCGGGGTCTGGTAAGTCTGTCGCACTTCGCGCATTAGAAGACTTAGGTTATTACTGTGTTGATAATATCCCAGTAAATTTGCTTCCCACCCTCACCCATACTGTTGTTGATGAATACGACCAAGTTGCGGTAAGTATTGATGTTAGGAATCTTCCCAAAAATCCAGACGACCTGGTAGAGATTCTAGACTACCTTCCTTCTTCTTGGTCGATGACCATAGTGTACATTGACGCGAGCGACGATGTGCTTGTTAAGCGGTTTAGTGAAACTCGCCGTCTTCACCCTTTAGCCAAGTTAAATAAGTCACTATCAGAGGCCATTAAAGCAGAATCCGCGCTGCTTGCCCCTATTACTGAACGTGCTGATTTATACCTAGATACAGATAAGCTGACGATACATCAACTAGCCGAACTGATCCGAGAACGTATTCTAGGTAAAAAGAGCTCACGCCTCGTATTGGTGTTTGAGTCATTTGGCTTTAAACACGGCATACCTAAAGACGCGGATTATGTTTTTGATGCGCGCTTTTTGCCTAACCCTCATTGGGAACCTGACCTTAGACACCTTACTGGGTTAGATGCCCCCGTAGAGGTATTTTTAGGCTCACAACCCGTGGTCACCAAATTCATTTGGCAAATTCAAAACTTAATGACCACATGGCTTCCCCATTTAGAGCGTAACAATAGAAGCTATGTGACTGTGGCTATCGGTTGTACTGGCGGCCAACATCGCTCTGTCTATATTGCCCAAACCTTGTCGAAAACATTCAGTGAAATACATCCTGATGTTCAAATACGCCACAGAGAGCTTAACCAGTGA
- the kdsC gene encoding 3-deoxy-manno-octulosonate-8-phosphatase KdsC, with amino-acid sequence MTTTLYTDLDQALFEQLAHIKLLVCDVDGVFSDGRIYLGNEGEELKAFHTRDGYGVKALVSNGVSVAVITGRRSAIVENRMKALNVAHIIQGEENKADALGNLMKSLRLTSSEVAAVGDDMPDTGMYQHVAVKIAVADAHPFVAKQANWITTLPGGFGAVREISDTILQAKDVANDIFGASV; translated from the coding sequence ATGACGACGACTTTATATACCGATTTAGACCAAGCGCTTTTTGAACAACTGGCGCACATTAAATTACTGGTGTGTGATGTGGATGGTGTGTTTTCAGACGGCCGAATTTACTTAGGTAACGAAGGTGAAGAACTAAAAGCCTTCCATACTCGCGACGGATACGGCGTAAAAGCGTTAGTGAGTAATGGCGTTAGCGTTGCCGTCATAACAGGGCGACGCTCAGCCATTGTAGAAAACAGAATGAAGGCTTTAAACGTAGCGCACATTATACAAGGTGAAGAAAACAAAGCAGACGCGCTCGGCAACTTAATGAAAAGTCTTCGGTTAACCTCAAGCGAAGTTGCCGCCGTAGGAGACGACATGCCCGATACAGGTATGTATCAGCATGTAGCGGTAAAAATTGCGGTTGCCGATGCTCATCCTTTTGTGGCAAAACAAGCGAACTGGATCACTACGCTTCCCGGAGGTTTTGGAGCGGTTCGAGAGATATCGGATACCATTTTGCAAGCTAAAGACGTAGCAAACGACATTTTCGGAGCGAGTGTATGA
- the lptC gene encoding LPS export ABC transporter periplasmic protein LptC: MSQFGFNRLGLSISALFILAMLMYIPTWMEEQPETLGSSENDALKPAYKAKNLTTTLYNQDGELNHKVFAESMEHYDQLGFVLFQQPKYTLYTESASSPWVVTAQEGTLYNNELIQLENSVVIENQTSDDFVKSLSTEYIQINLDTKQMTSDQPVEILGTQYLILSNGFNANLRTQEYELLDHVQTTYSPSN, from the coding sequence ATGAGCCAGTTTGGCTTCAATCGCTTAGGTTTAAGTATATCAGCGCTATTTATCTTAGCGATGCTAATGTACATCCCAACGTGGATGGAAGAGCAGCCCGAAACATTAGGTAGCAGTGAAAATGACGCCTTGAAGCCTGCATACAAGGCAAAAAACCTAACTACGACCTTGTACAACCAAGACGGTGAGTTAAATCACAAAGTCTTTGCAGAGTCGATGGAGCACTACGACCAATTAGGCTTTGTTTTATTCCAGCAACCTAAGTATACCCTATATACAGAAAGCGCCTCCTCGCCTTGGGTTGTTACTGCGCAGGAAGGAACACTATATAACAATGAGTTAATTCAACTTGAAAATAGCGTTGTTATTGAAAATCAAACTAGCGATGATTTCGTCAAAAGTTTATCAACAGAATACATCCAGATAAATTTAGACACGAAACAAATGACATCTGATCAACCCGTTGAGATACTGGGTACGCAATACCTTATTTTAAGTAATGGGTTTAACGCGAATTTACGCACACAAGAATACGAGCTTTTAGATCATGTACAAACGACTTATTCCCCTAGCAACTAG
- a CDS encoding ClpXP protease specificity-enhancing factor has translation MTSMTSNQPYLLRAFYEWIVDNDLTPYIVVDATNELVEVPQEFVKDGQIVLNVSPSACVNFSLDLDGLSFQARFSGQPRRLSMPCEAIMAIYARENGAGTVFATEEDIARAQQERTEAPEDVSQPSGPTPLEDADSSDVQDAPVPPKKGKPSLKVIK, from the coding sequence ATGACATCTATGACGTCAAACCAGCCCTATTTGCTTAGGGCTTTTTATGAGTGGATTGTTGATAACGATTTGACCCCTTACATTGTGGTTGATGCCACTAACGAGTTGGTTGAAGTTCCACAAGAGTTTGTTAAAGACGGTCAAATCGTTTTAAACGTATCGCCAAGTGCGTGTGTTAACTTCTCTCTTGATTTGGATGGATTGTCGTTTCAGGCGCGCTTTTCTGGGCAGCCCAGAAGGTTGAGTATGCCTTGTGAAGCGATAATGGCTATTTACGCAAGAGAAAACGGTGCAGGTACGGTATTTGCCACCGAAGAAGATATTGCACGCGCGCAGCAAGAGCGCACTGAAGCACCTGAAGATGTGTCTCAACCAAGTGGACCTACGCCGTTGGAAGACGCTGATTCGAGCGATGTTCAAGATGCGCCTGTCCCTCCTAAAAAGGGTAAGCCTAGTCTAAAGGTTATTAAGTAG
- the lptA gene encoding lipopolysaccharide transport periplasmic protein LptA, translating to MYKRLIPLATSLILAIASGAVLASEEDFSQPIKIGSNTQFIDGKNKTALYKEDVLITQGSLLIKADEVEVIATDGSGREIFIARGTPASYSQSLEDGTPVSAKANEIRYEVVNRTISLAGNAELQQDTSKVQGDKITFDMITEQLLATGGAGKDGEGRVTTVFTPDTIRKTSSKNDNEDNE from the coding sequence ATGTACAAACGACTTATTCCCCTAGCAACTAGTCTTATACTTGCCATCGCTAGCGGTGCAGTACTAGCCAGTGAAGAAGATTTTTCACAACCCATAAAGATAGGGTCAAATACTCAGTTTATTGATGGTAAAAATAAAACTGCGCTGTACAAGGAAGATGTACTTATTACTCAAGGTTCACTCCTAATCAAAGCTGATGAAGTAGAGGTTATAGCTACAGATGGCAGCGGCCGCGAAATATTTATCGCCCGAGGGACTCCTGCAAGTTATTCTCAATCATTAGAAGACGGCACGCCAGTATCAGCAAAAGCCAATGAAATTCGTTATGAGGTGGTCAATCGTACTATTTCTTTGGCGGGCAACGCTGAACTACAGCAAGATACCAGCAAAGTGCAAGGTGATAAGATTACATTCGATATGATCACTGAACAATTACTTGCCACTGGTGGCGCCGGAAAAGATGGTGAAGGTCGTGTAACCACAGTGTTTACCCCGGACACCATTCGTAAGACATCATCTAAGAATGACAACGAGGACAATGAATAG
- the ptsN gene encoding PTS IIA-like nitrogen regulatory protein PtsN, translating to MDIQAIVSLDRTECAVQCNSKKRILEIIADIAAKQNDNIDQATVLNSLMARERMGSTGIGNGIALPHGRLAGLEKVIAIVVTSTPAINFDALDEKPVDIFFALLVPEEQTEGHLQTLATVAGKLSDKETIKTIRRATTSDEIISALS from the coding sequence ATGGATATACAAGCCATCGTAAGTCTGGACCGCACCGAGTGTGCGGTTCAGTGTAATAGTAAAAAGCGAATTCTTGAGATCATCGCTGATATCGCTGCCAAGCAAAACGATAACATCGACCAGGCAACCGTTTTAAATAGCTTAATGGCTCGAGAACGTATGGGTAGCACGGGTATTGGCAACGGCATTGCACTCCCCCACGGTCGCCTCGCTGGTCTTGAAAAGGTAATAGCAATAGTTGTAACTAGCACACCAGCTATCAACTTTGATGCCCTAGATGAAAAGCCTGTAGATATATTTTTTGCGCTGCTCGTTCCTGAAGAGCAAACCGAAGGACACCTTCAAACATTGGCTACCGTTGCCGGTAAGCTAAGCGACAAAGAGACAATTAAAACAATACGTCGTGCGACAACTAGCGACGAGATTATTTCTGCATTAAGTTAA
- the mgtE gene encoding magnesium transporter — protein sequence MAEALVSKYVQTQLRALNAALINGQFVSVRKLLLELPPSDVAHILESSPSRTRDELWELIDSDFHGDILEELSDDVRNGIITKMLPANVVDALEAMDTDDLAETLSSLPEPVLADILDSMDAQDRVRAEQALSYGEETAGFIMNTDTITLRPDVTIDVVLRYIRLKGELPENTDTFYVVNRTDNLVGIIPVARLLTADTDDKVSDVMDEESEAIPVNMPDDEVASLFERYNWLSAPVVDENHRLVGRITIDDVVDIIREDAEHSMMSMAGLDDDEDTFAPVMQSTKRRSVWLAVNLVTALMAAMVSDLFEATLSQLAVLAILNTIVPSMGGVAGNQTLTLVIRGMALGHVNASNSRWLISKEISIGFLNGAIWAVLIASVIALWKQDYMLGVIIAFAMMVNMIAAALAGATLPMIMKRLKIDPALAGSVILTTITDVVGIFAFLGTATLFLI from the coding sequence ATGGCAGAAGCGCTTGTTTCTAAATACGTACAAACCCAGTTACGCGCACTTAACGCGGCATTGATAAACGGTCAATTTGTCTCTGTACGTAAGCTTCTGCTTGAGCTCCCCCCTTCAGACGTTGCTCATATTCTTGAATCTAGTCCTAGCAGGACCCGAGATGAGTTGTGGGAGTTAATTGATAGCGACTTTCATGGCGATATTTTAGAAGAACTTTCTGACGATGTACGAAACGGTATCATTACCAAAATGCTTCCTGCTAATGTAGTAGATGCACTTGAGGCAATGGATACCGACGACTTAGCTGAAACGCTAAGCAGCCTTCCTGAACCTGTATTGGCAGACATTCTCGATTCGATGGATGCACAAGACCGCGTTCGTGCAGAACAAGCGCTGTCTTACGGTGAAGAAACCGCTGGTTTCATCATGAACACCGATACCATTACTTTGCGTCCTGACGTTACCATTGACGTGGTTCTACGCTATATTCGTTTAAAAGGTGAGCTACCAGAAAATACTGATACCTTTTATGTGGTCAATAGAACTGACAATCTAGTTGGTATCATTCCTGTTGCCCGTCTACTTACCGCAGACACCGACGACAAAGTGTCTGATGTTATGGACGAAGAATCAGAAGCCATTCCGGTGAACATGCCCGACGATGAAGTGGCAAGCTTGTTTGAACGTTATAACTGGCTTTCAGCGCCGGTTGTTGATGAAAATCATCGGTTAGTGGGCCGAATTACCATTGATGATGTGGTTGATATAATTCGTGAAGACGCTGAGCACTCGATGATGAGTATGGCTGGTCTCGATGATGATGAAGATACCTTTGCACCAGTTATGCAAAGTACTAAACGTCGCTCCGTGTGGTTGGCAGTTAACCTTGTCACTGCGCTAATGGCGGCTATGGTAAGTGACTTATTTGAAGCCACGCTCAGTCAGCTTGCCGTTTTAGCTATTTTAAATACCATTGTGCCGAGTATGGGCGGCGTGGCGGGTAACCAAACCCTTACACTAGTTATTCGCGGTATGGCGCTCGGTCATGTTAATGCAAGTAACTCGCGCTGGCTTATCAGTAAGGAAATCTCTATTGGCTTTCTAAATGGTGCAATTTGGGCGGTGCTTATTGCCTCTGTGATTGCCCTCTGGAAACAGGACTACATGCTGGGCGTTATTATTGCCTTTGCGATGATGGTAAACATGATTGCGGCAGCGCTAGCCGGTGCAACGTTACCCATGATAATGAAGCGGCTAAAAATAGACCCTGCACTTGCCGGAAGCGTTATACTTACCACTATTACTGACGTGGTTGGGATATTTGCTTTCTTAGGTACCGCGACACTGTTTTTGATTTAA
- a CDS encoding spondin domain-containing protein, with the protein MKFTKLASATLLSLATISVSQAVTLDVEITNLTQAQSFTPRLVIAHDDTVDAFEVGQPASSALAWLAEAGVIDDEQNADSSGANFEALLGPVDTDNGSNTWHRFGGLLAPKTTLSYPFDTMDKPYLSLLSMLIPTNDAFVGMDSIEIPTEPGTYTYYLNAYDAGTELNDELNSARTDVVEAGTGNALGGYGVPGVAGGGAPTRIVDLGTGGTGVGAQVVNGEIEDGEDGPVHIHRNALGDTDNTSGASDLDSTVHRWLNPVARVVITVPAS; encoded by the coding sequence ATGAAATTCACTAAACTTGCTAGCGCTACCCTATTGTCGCTCGCAACAATTTCAGTAAGCCAAGCCGTTACATTAGATGTTGAAATTACTAATTTAACCCAAGCGCAAAGTTTTACGCCGCGCCTAGTTATTGCGCACGATGACACAGTCGACGCTTTCGAAGTGGGGCAGCCCGCATCATCGGCGTTGGCGTGGCTTGCTGAAGCGGGTGTTATTGATGATGAACAAAATGCTGATTCAAGCGGCGCTAACTTTGAGGCGTTATTAGGTCCTGTCGATACAGACAATGGATCAAACACATGGCATCGTTTTGGCGGTCTTCTAGCCCCGAAAACAACATTAAGTTATCCCTTCGATACAATGGACAAGCCTTATCTTTCACTGCTGTCAATGTTGATACCGACCAATGATGCCTTCGTTGGTATGGACAGTATCGAAATCCCTACTGAGCCTGGCACCTATACGTATTATCTTAATGCTTACGATGCAGGCACTGAATTAAACGATGAGCTAAATAGTGCTCGTACTGACGTCGTTGAAGCCGGCACAGGAAATGCGTTAGGGGGCTATGGTGTTCCTGGTGTCGCTGGCGGTGGCGCACCTACTCGTATCGTTGATTTAGGTACGGGCGGCACAGGTGTAGGGGCACAGGTAGTTAATGGTGAAATAGAAGATGGTGAAGACGGTCCGGTACACATCCACCGCAATGCGCTTGGTGACACCGACAATACTTCAGGTGCAAGTGATTTAGATTCAACTGTACACCGTTGGTTAAACCCTGTTGCGCGTGTTGTTATAACCGTTCCTGCATCTTAA